One window of the Zingiber officinale cultivar Zhangliang unplaced genomic scaffold, Zo_v1.1 ctg164, whole genome shotgun sequence genome contains the following:
- the LOC122036446 gene encoding secretory carrier-associated membrane protein 1-like, whose amino-acid sequence MFREFFVCLAGLTLCLFWNIIAVTTAWIKGQDVKIWFLAIIYFISGVPGAYVLWYRPLYRAMRTESALNFGWFFLFYLLHIAFVIYAAVAPPIFFKGKSLTGILPAVDLISDKVLVGIFYFVGFGLFCLEALISVWVIQQVYMYFRGSGKAAEMQREAAQVAMRAAI is encoded by the exons ATGTTCAGGGAGTTTTTTGTTTGTTTGGCAGGTCTAACGTTGTGCTTATTCTGGAATATCATAGCAGTTACAACTGCATGGATTAAAGGACAAG ACGTCAAGATCTGGTTTCTTGCGATTATATACTTCATCTCAGGTGTTCCTGGTGCATACGTATTATGGTACAGGCCTCTTTATCGTGCTATGAG GACGGAAAGCGCATTAAATTTTGGATGGTTTTTCCTCTTTTACTTG CTTCATATTGCTTTTGTCATATATGCTGCTGTTGCTCCTCCAATATTTTTCAAGGGAAAATCTTTAAC AGGTATCTTGCCAGCAGTGGATCTTATCAGTGACAAAGTTTTGGTTGGG ATCTTCTATTTTGTTGGATTTGGTTTGTTCTGCCTGGAGGCACTGATTAGTGTTTGGGTCATCCAG CAAGTGTACATGTACTTCCGCGGGAGTGGAAAGGCAGCAGAGATGCAGCGTGAAGCAGCACAAGTCGCCATGAGAGCGGCGATATGA